The Corynebacterium vitaeruminis DSM 20294 genome window below encodes:
- a CDS encoding AMP-dependent synthetase/ligase has product MQEVTSEAAYTVGEKDTCLNALLATAQARPYGVMFTRPKNYEWVNVTAAEFVAEIYEVAKGFINAGVKQGDRIAILSETRYEWSLLDFAIWAAGCVSVPIYGSSSLRQIEWIIEDSEAVFAVTETRDHTDLMKHLVLREDGTPALQDSTSKLRRILEINSSAIETLKFEGRGVTNEEVDARIQATNSADLASLVYTSGTTGRPKGCRLTHANWIAEVRGLLTNPIGAIAVPGTRVLTFLPLAHVLARAVSLAVAIGGATQSHWSDFSTISMEFQRARPNLILGVPRVFEKVRNGAAANAAENGPVRAAAFLQAEKVAQEYSRALDTVEGPSRVLKLKHKAFDKLVYSKIRAAMGDSVKYAISGGSAISHDLMHFFRGIGTPIYEGYGLTETTAACAVDFEEQKIGTVGRPVGGNSIRINDDGEILVKGLTVFEGYWNNEEATKDSIEDGWFNTGDLGELLDSGHLVITGRKKDLIVTAGGKNVSPGPMEDALRAHPMISQAMVVGDGKPFIGLLLTLDEDALKRWKLNHNIPESRSVSEMATDPVLRAEIQDAVNAVNATVSHAEAIKKFYILDRDLTEEADELTPTMKVKRNVVARRYADAIAQIYKR; this is encoded by the coding sequence ATGCAGGAAGTAACTTCCGAGGCCGCTTACACCGTTGGGGAGAAGGACACCTGCCTCAATGCGCTTCTGGCCACCGCTCAGGCGCGCCCGTACGGCGTGATGTTCACCCGCCCCAAGAACTACGAGTGGGTCAACGTCACCGCGGCCGAGTTCGTGGCCGAGATCTACGAGGTGGCCAAGGGCTTCATCAACGCGGGCGTCAAGCAGGGCGACCGCATCGCCATCCTGTCCGAGACCCGGTACGAGTGGTCGCTGCTCGACTTCGCCATCTGGGCGGCGGGCTGCGTGTCCGTCCCGATCTACGGCTCCTCCTCCCTGCGCCAGATCGAGTGGATCATCGAGGACTCCGAGGCCGTCTTCGCCGTCACCGAGACCCGCGACCACACCGACCTCATGAAGCACCTCGTGCTCCGCGAGGACGGCACGCCCGCCCTCCAGGACTCGACCTCCAAGCTGCGCCGCATCCTCGAGATCAACTCCTCGGCCATCGAGACCCTCAAGTTCGAGGGCCGCGGCGTCACCAACGAGGAGGTCGACGCCCGCATCCAGGCCACCAACTCCGCCGATCTCGCCTCGCTCGTCTACACCTCCGGCACCACCGGCCGCCCCAAGGGCTGCCGGCTGACCCACGCCAACTGGATCGCCGAGGTCCGCGGCCTGCTCACCAACCCCATCGGTGCCATCGCCGTGCCGGGCACCCGCGTGCTCACCTTCCTGCCGCTGGCGCACGTGCTCGCCCGCGCGGTCTCGCTCGCCGTGGCCATCGGCGGCGCCACCCAGTCCCACTGGTCGGACTTCTCCACCATCTCCATGGAGTTCCAGCGTGCCCGCCCGAACCTGATCCTCGGCGTCCCGCGCGTGTTCGAGAAGGTCCGCAACGGCGCGGCCGCCAACGCCGCCGAGAACGGCCCGGTCCGCGCGGCCGCCTTCCTGCAGGCCGAGAAGGTGGCGCAGGAATACTCCCGCGCGCTGGATACCGTGGAGGGGCCGAGCCGCGTGCTCAAGCTCAAGCACAAAGCCTTCGACAAGCTGGTCTACTCCAAGATCCGCGCCGCCATGGGTGACTCCGTCAAGTACGCCATCTCCGGCGGCTCCGCGATCAGCCACGACCTCATGCACTTCTTCCGCGGCATCGGCACCCCGATCTACGAGGGCTACGGCCTCACCGAGACCACGGCCGCCTGCGCGGTCGACTTCGAGGAACAGAAGATCGGCACCGTGGGCCGGCCTGTCGGCGGCAACTCCATCCGCATCAACGACGACGGCGAGATCCTCGTCAAGGGCCTTACCGTTTTCGAGGGCTACTGGAACAACGAGGAGGCCACGAAGGACTCCATCGAGGACGGCTGGTTCAACACCGGCGACCTGGGCGAGCTGCTGGATTCCGGCCACCTCGTCATCACCGGCCGCAAGAAGGACCTCATCGTCACCGCCGGCGGCAAGAACGTCTCGCCCGGCCCCATGGAGGACGCCCTGCGCGCCCACCCGATGATCAGCCAGGCGATGGTCGTCGGCGACGGCAAGCCGTTCATCGGCCTGCTGCTCACCCTCGACGAGGACGCGCTCAAGCGCTGGAAGCTCAACCACAACATCCCCGAGTCCCGCTCGGTGTCCGAGATGGCCACCGACCCGGTGCTGCGCGCGGAGATCCAGGACGCTGTCAACGCGGTCAACGCCACCGTCTCGCACGCGGAGGCCATCAAGAAGTTCTACATCCTAGACCGCGACCTGACGGAGGAGGCCGACGAGCTCACCCCGACCATGAAGGTCAAGCGCAACGTCGTCGCCCGCCGCTACGCGGACGCCATCGCGCAGATCTACAAGCGCTAG
- the malQ gene encoding 4-alpha-glucanotransferase → MSYQEILRELASAHSIATGYTGYGGHYVEASDDTLIKTLRAFGVDLGSQEAPSEEDLGRALQARRDQLFTRPLPPSIVATEGDAYVFNVHVHDGAPAELTIRLEDGSLAEPEQIDNWEPPREIDGATWGEASFRLPTDLPTGWHTLTLTSEDLTASSFLIVTPRRLSTTDKVLEHPVAGVMAQIYSVRSEKSWGMGDFHDLGDLAEVLAAEAGADFLLINPMHAAEPFPPVEDSPYLPTSRRFTNPIYIRIEDIPELLELPQEVQEEVEEIAAEFHALNHSADIIERNPIYEAKLQVLREIFNSGRDAAREQDFREFVSGEGQGLVDFATWCAQQEIAANREDTAHSIPDAEEDVAEFYMWLQWICDQQLAGAQSRAVDAGMSIGIMADLAVGVHPGGADANTLTDVLAPAASVGAPPDNYNQQGQDWSQPPWHPERLAEQGYIPWRDLLRTVLRHSGGIRVDHVLGLFRLYWIPRMQSPTTGTYVNYDYNALVGILALEAERAGAVVIGEDLGTFEPWVQEVLASRGIMGTSILWFEHSPGGPGPRRQEEYRTAALSSVTTHDLPPTAGYLEGEHITLRDKLGILTNSVDEENAMDLQWQAEVLNRVKEQGGFEGTDFQMDDFAGRARQDRGATADLLAAMHRFIAHTPSALTCTSLVDMVADKRAQNQPGTVRSQYPNWCIPLCDDKGKSVLIEDLAGNELFHRIADASRRP, encoded by the coding sequence GTGTCTTATCAAGAAATTCTCCGCGAACTAGCCAGCGCCCACTCCATCGCCACGGGCTACACCGGATACGGCGGGCACTACGTCGAGGCGAGCGACGATACCCTCATCAAGACCCTGCGCGCCTTCGGCGTCGACCTGGGCTCGCAGGAGGCCCCCAGCGAGGAGGACCTAGGCCGCGCGCTGCAGGCCCGCCGAGACCAGCTGTTTACCCGCCCGCTGCCCCCGAGCATCGTGGCCACCGAGGGCGACGCCTACGTGTTCAACGTCCACGTCCACGACGGTGCACCCGCGGAGCTCACCATTCGGCTGGAGGATGGCTCGCTGGCCGAGCCCGAGCAGATCGACAACTGGGAGCCCCCGCGCGAAATCGACGGCGCGACCTGGGGCGAGGCCTCCTTCAGGCTCCCCACCGACCTCCCCACCGGTTGGCACACCCTCACGCTGACCAGCGAGGACCTCACCGCGAGCTCCTTCCTCATCGTCACCCCGCGCAGGCTTTCTACCACCGACAAGGTGCTCGAGCACCCGGTCGCGGGCGTGATGGCCCAGATCTACTCCGTGCGCAGCGAGAAGTCCTGGGGCATGGGCGACTTCCACGACCTAGGCGACCTGGCTGAGGTGCTGGCCGCCGAGGCGGGCGCGGACTTCCTGCTCATCAACCCGATGCACGCCGCCGAGCCCTTCCCGCCGGTCGAGGACTCCCCCTACCTGCCCACCTCGCGGCGCTTTACCAACCCGATCTACATCCGCATCGAGGACATCCCGGAGCTGCTCGAGCTGCCGCAGGAGGTCCAGGAAGAGGTCGAGGAGATCGCCGCGGAGTTCCACGCGCTCAACCACAGCGCCGACATCATCGAGCGCAACCCCATCTACGAGGCGAAGCTGCAGGTCCTGCGCGAGATCTTCAACTCCGGGCGCGACGCCGCCCGCGAGCAGGACTTCCGCGAGTTCGTCTCCGGCGAGGGCCAGGGCCTGGTCGACTTCGCCACCTGGTGCGCCCAGCAGGAGATCGCCGCCAACCGCGAGGACACCGCGCACTCCATCCCCGACGCCGAGGAGGACGTCGCCGAGTTCTACATGTGGCTGCAGTGGATCTGCGACCAGCAGCTCGCCGGCGCCCAGTCGCGCGCGGTGGACGCGGGCATGAGCATCGGCATCATGGCCGACCTCGCCGTCGGCGTGCACCCGGGCGGCGCGGACGCCAACACGCTCACCGACGTGCTCGCCCCCGCGGCCTCCGTCGGCGCCCCGCCGGACAACTACAACCAGCAGGGCCAGGACTGGTCCCAGCCGCCGTGGCACCCCGAGCGGCTCGCCGAGCAGGGCTACATCCCTTGGCGCGACCTGCTGCGCACCGTGCTGCGCCACTCCGGCGGCATCCGCGTCGACCACGTCCTGGGCCTGTTCCGCCTGTACTGGATCCCGCGCATGCAGTCGCCGACCACCGGCACCTACGTCAACTACGACTACAACGCGCTGGTCGGCATCCTCGCGCTCGAGGCCGAGCGCGCCGGCGCCGTGGTCATCGGCGAGGACCTGGGCACCTTCGAGCCCTGGGTCCAGGAGGTCCTCGCCTCCCGCGGCATCATGGGCACCTCGATCCTGTGGTTCGAGCACTCCCCTGGCGGCCCCGGCCCGCGCCGCCAGGAGGAGTACCGCACCGCCGCGCTGAGCTCGGTGACCACCCACGACCTGCCGCCCACGGCCGGATACCTGGAGGGCGAGCACATCACCCTGCGCGACAAGCTGGGGATCCTCACCAACAGCGTGGATGAGGAAAACGCCATGGATCTGCAGTGGCAGGCCGAGGTCTTAAACCGCGTCAAGGAGCAGGGCGGCTTCGAGGGCACCGACTTCCAGATGGACGACTTCGCGGGCCGCGCCCGGCAGGACCGCGGTGCGACCGCCGACCTGCTCGCCGCCATGCACCGGTTCATCGCCCACACCCCCTCGGCGCTGACCTGCACCTCGCTGGTGGACATGGTCGCCGACAAGCGGGCGCAGAACCAGCCGGGCACCGTGCGCTCGCAGTACCCGAACTGGTGCATCCCGCTGTGCGACGATAAGGGTAAGTCCGTGCTCATCGAGGACCTCGCGGGCAACGAGCTCTTCCACCGCATCGCCGACGCCTCGCGGCGCCCGTAG
- the hrcA gene encoding heat-inducible transcriptional repressor HrcA — MAGATQKRRQEVLRAIVADYISSQEPVGSKALLERHKLNVSSATIRNDMAVLESEGYIMSQHASSGRIPTQKAYRLFVDSLNEVKPLSQAERSAILNFLEGGVDLEDVLRRSVQLLSQITRQAAVVQLPNLKVSRVKHCEVVLLSPVRLLLVLITDSGRVDQRNVELTQVCGPEQVAKLKDVLNRALDGKTLTDASVSLADLADPTHKEIFVEPEIQSHVLRCATVLIETLVEQPNDRLILAGASNLTRVARDFPQGLPSILEALEEQVVVLKLLANVQDLGHVSVLIGEENEDDQLAQTSVVATGYGSQGETLGGLGVVGPTYMDYSGTMSKVLAVAQYVSRVLGGK; from the coding sequence GTGGCGGGAGCGACGCAGAAGCGGCGGCAGGAGGTCCTGCGCGCCATCGTGGCCGACTACATCTCCTCCCAGGAGCCGGTGGGGTCCAAGGCGCTGCTCGAGCGGCACAAGCTCAACGTCTCCTCGGCGACCATCCGCAACGACATGGCGGTGCTCGAGTCCGAGGGCTACATCATGAGCCAGCACGCGAGCTCCGGGCGCATCCCCACCCAGAAGGCCTACCGGCTGTTCGTGGACTCGCTCAACGAGGTCAAGCCGCTCTCGCAGGCCGAGCGCTCGGCGATCCTCAACTTCCTCGAGGGCGGGGTGGACCTGGAGGACGTGCTGCGCCGAAGCGTGCAGCTGCTCTCGCAGATCACCCGCCAGGCCGCCGTGGTGCAGCTGCCGAACCTGAAGGTCAGCCGGGTCAAGCACTGCGAGGTGGTGCTGCTCTCGCCGGTGCGCCTGCTGCTCGTGCTCATCACCGACTCCGGGCGCGTGGACCAGCGCAACGTGGAGCTCACCCAGGTCTGCGGGCCGGAGCAGGTGGCCAAGCTCAAGGACGTGCTCAACCGCGCGCTCGACGGCAAGACGCTCACCGACGCCTCGGTCTCGCTGGCGGACCTGGCCGACCCCACGCACAAGGAGATCTTCGTGGAGCCGGAGATCCAAAGCCACGTGCTGCGCTGCGCGACGGTGCTCATCGAGACGCTCGTCGAGCAGCCCAACGACCGGCTCATCCTGGCGGGCGCCTCCAACCTCACCCGCGTGGCGCGCGACTTCCCGCAGGGCCTGCCCAGCATCCTCGAGGCGCTCGAGGAGCAGGTGGTGGTGCTCAAGCTCTTGGCAAACGTCCAGGACCTGGGTCACGTGAGCGTGCTCATCGGCGAGGAGAACGAGGACGACCAGCTCGCGCAAACCTCCGTCGTGGCCACCGGCTACGGTTCGCAGGGGGAGACCCTGGGCGGGCTCGGCGTGGTGGGGCCGACGTACATGGACTACTCGGGAACAATGTCGAAGGTCTTGGCCGTTGCACAGTACGTCAGCCGGGTGCTCGGCGGGAAGTAG
- the hemW gene encoding radical SAM family heme chaperone HemW, translating to MPDTPSAPFGVYLHVPFCSSRCGYCDFNTYTPGELGSSASPESYLDALEKELELAAARREAAGDRRQAETIFIGGGTPSMLGAAGLGRVLKAIANTTGIAAGAEVTTESNPESTSPEFFEGLREAGYTRISLGMQSASSAVLRVLERAHTPGRAFDAAREALAAGFDHVNLDMIYGTPTERDEDVRLTLEKVLETGVDHVSAYSLIVEDGTRMARKVRKGELPAPQEDVYADRYWMIDAALTEAGFGWYEVSNWARIGGECRHNLGYWRDGDWWGAGPGAHSHLGTTRFFNVKHPATYAKILGEGALPIKETEELGAAERHEEKVMLGLRLREGLAMSELDEREQHVARRFEGLGMLAITGGGAGRVALTDSGRLLADGIIADILFDEA from the coding sequence ATGCCTGACACACCTTCCGCGCCCTTCGGCGTGTACCTCCACGTCCCGTTCTGCAGCTCGCGCTGCGGCTACTGCGACTTCAACACCTACACCCCCGGCGAGCTGGGGAGCTCGGCCTCGCCCGAGAGCTACCTCGACGCGCTCGAAAAGGAACTCGAGCTCGCCGCCGCGCGCCGGGAGGCGGCCGGGGACCGTCGACAAGCGGAAACGATCTTCATCGGGGGAGGAACCCCCTCCATGCTGGGCGCGGCAGGACTCGGACGGGTGCTCAAGGCCATCGCGAACACCACCGGAATCGCGGCGGGCGCCGAGGTGACCACCGAGTCCAACCCCGAGTCCACGTCGCCGGAGTTCTTCGAAGGCCTGCGCGAGGCGGGGTATACGCGCATCTCGCTCGGCATGCAGTCGGCCTCCTCGGCGGTGCTGCGGGTCTTGGAGCGCGCGCATACCCCGGGCCGGGCCTTCGACGCCGCGCGCGAGGCGCTGGCCGCGGGCTTCGACCACGTCAACCTGGACATGATCTACGGCACGCCCACCGAGCGCGACGAGGACGTGCGCCTCACGCTGGAGAAGGTGCTGGAGACCGGCGTCGACCACGTGAGCGCCTACTCGCTCATCGTGGAGGACGGCACCCGGATGGCGCGAAAGGTGCGAAAGGGCGAGCTGCCCGCCCCGCAGGAGGACGTCTACGCCGACCGCTACTGGATGATCGACGCCGCCCTCACCGAGGCGGGCTTCGGCTGGTACGAGGTGTCCAACTGGGCACGAATCGGCGGGGAGTGCCGCCACAACCTGGGCTACTGGCGCGACGGCGACTGGTGGGGCGCGGGCCCGGGCGCCCACTCGCACCTGGGCACGACGCGCTTCTTCAACGTCAAGCACCCGGCCACCTACGCGAAGATCCTGGGCGAAGGCGCGCTCCCGATCAAGGAGACCGAGGAGCTGGGGGCGGCCGAGCGCCACGAGGAAAAGGTCATGCTGGGCCTGCGCCTGCGCGAGGGCCTGGCGATGTCGGAACTCGACGAGCGCGAGCAGCACGTGGCCCGCCGTTTCGAGGGCCTAGGGATGCTCGCCATCACCGGCGGCGGGGCCGGCCGGGTGGCGCTCACGGACTCCGGGCGGCTGCTCGCCGACGGCATCATTGCCGACATCCTGTTCGACGAGGCCTAA